In Zonotrichia leucophrys gambelii isolate GWCS_2022_RI chromosome 6, RI_Zleu_2.0, whole genome shotgun sequence, one genomic interval encodes:
- the STAMBPL1 gene encoding AMSH-like protease, whose amino-acid sequence METLEENSNLLGLQADNNMEQPFTVSSLRKLVAIPDHTDISVSPEERVRALSKLGSNISINEDITPRRYFRSGVEMERMAAVYMEEGNLENAFVFYNKFITLFVEKLPSHRDYHQCAVPEKQDIIKKLKEVAFPRTDELKRDLLKKYNLEYQEYMQHKNKCKTEFLKKLEHQKLIEAEKKRIAHMRQQQLESEQFQFFEDQLKKQELARDQKIKESVVMSEQIDGSMLSCVSVPENSSLSAALLEKKERRGTSGCAGRSPPMERVLKPAATLSAVQTQLAEALRGVILPRDLCHKFLLLAEANTVRGIETCGILCGKLTHNEFTITHVIVPKQTAGPDYCDMENVEELFGIQDQYDLLTLGWIHTHPTQTAFLSSVDLHTHCSYQLMLPEAIAIVCSPKHNDTGIFRLTNAGMLEVSACKKKGFHPHTKDPRLFNPCTHVVGKDIKIIVLDLR is encoded by the exons ATGGAGACTTTGGAGGAAAACAGCAATCTCCTTGGTTTGCAGGCAGACAACAACATGGAGCAGCCATTCACTGTCAGCTCATTG AGAAAGCTGGTGGCTATTCCTGACCACACAGACATCTCAGTGAGCCCGGAGGAGCGGGTGCGTGCCCTGAGCAAGCTGGGCAGCAACATCAGCATCAACGAGGACATCACCCCGCGGCGGTACTTCCGCTCAGGGGTGGAGATGGAGCGCATGGCCGCCGTCTACATGGAGGAGGGCAACCTCGAGAATGCCTTCGTCTTCTACAACAAGTTCATCAC GTTATTTGTAGAAAAGCTGCCCAGTCACCGAGACTATCACCAATGTGCAGTACCAGAAAAACAAGATATTATTAAG AAATTGAAGGAGGTTGCATTCCCACGGACAGACGAACTGAAAAgagatcttttaaaaaaatataacttAGAATATCAAGAATACATGCAACACAAA AACAAAtgtaaaactgaatttctgaagAAACTGGAGCACCAAAAGCTAATAGAGGCAGAGAAGAAACGAATCGCACACatgcggcagcagcagctcgAATCAGAGCAGTTTCAGTTCTTTGAGGATCAACTTAAGAAGCAAGAGCTAGCTCGAGATCAGAAAATCAAAGAGAGTGTGGTTATGTCTGAACAGATAGATGGAAGTATGCTGTCTTGTGTTTCCGTACCAGAGAACAGCTCCTtatctgcagcactgctggagaaaaaggagaggcgCGGcacctctggctgtgctggacGTTCGCCGCCCATGGAACGGGTCTTAAAGCCAGCAGCTACTCTAAGTGCTGTTCAGA CTCAATTGGCCGAAGCACTCAGAGGTGTCATTTTGCCCAGGGATCTCTGTCACaaatttctgctgctggcagaggcaaATACAGTAAGAGGAATAGAGACATGTGGAATTCTCTGTGGAAAACTG ACTCATAATGAATTTACTATTACACATGTAATAGTGCCAAAGCAAACTGCAGGACCAGACTACTGTGACATGGAGAATGTGGAAGAATTATTTGGTATTCAGGATCAGTATGATCTCCTCACTTTGGGTTGGATCCAT ACACATCCAACACAAACTGCATTCTTATCCAGTGTTGATCTCCATACTCATTGTTCTTATCAGCTGATGTTGCCAGAGGCCATTGCAATTGTTTGTTCACCAAAGCATAATGA CACTGGCATCTTCAGACTGACTAATGCTGGCATGCTAGAAGTTTCTGCTTGTAAAAAGAAGGGATTCCATCCTCATACAAAGGACCCTAGGTTATTTAAT CCATGTACCCATGTGGTTGGGAAAGACATAAAGATAATCGTGCTGGATCTGAGGTGA